Within the Anaerolineales bacterium genome, the region AATGTCGTCGCTCGCAAGGCGATCGGCCTGCTCGCCGATGGAGTGCGGGACGGCGCCGCCGCCCGCGCCGCCTCCGACTACCTGCACACCTACCGCTCCGGCAAGGTGTCGGCCACCCTGAACATCCTATCGATCGACCTGCACACCCACACCCTGGTAATCACCCGCAACAACCCCGCGCCCGTCTTGCTGATCGAGGCCGGGCACAGCCGAATGCTGGCCGACCCCTCGGAGCCGGTGGGCACGCGCCGGGACATCCGCCCCCAGATCATCGAAATTCCGCTCACCATCGGCCTGGTGGCGGTGATCTTCACCGACGGCCTGATTCACGCCGGCGCCCGGACCGGCCGCCAGGCGGACTGGCTGGCCGAACTTGGGGCACTGAACGCCTCCGGGTGTTTCGAGCCCCAGGCCTGGGC harbors:
- a CDS encoding serine/threonine-protein phosphatase; translated protein: NVVARKAIGLLADGVRDGAAARAASDYLHTYRSGKVSATLNILSIDLHTHTLVITRNNPAPVLLIEAGHSRMLADPSEPVGTRRDIRPQIIEIPLTIGLVAVIFTDGLIHAGARTGRQADWLAELGALNASGCFEPQAWADHFLDTALQLDDGRPTDDVSVLVAMISKRLGDDARRLSLTVPL